The following proteins are encoded in a genomic region of Gimesia algae:
- a CDS encoding glycosyltransferase family 2 protein produces the protein MTSVPQADEHGYPYTEEWYNSLKKSLGEAGCRQLGFYAIPKDFLLSVVIPIFNEHKTVENLINQVKAVPIPKELVLVDDGSTDGTREILRTLEEQMQAEDDPRNRVRVIFHEQNQGKGAAVRTGFMEAEGDVMLIQDADLEYDPSEYPRLLQPIIEGKADVVYGSRFLGDQPHRVLYYWHFLGNKFLTTLSNCFTNLNLTDMETCYKLFRKEVIKEIAPGLCQNRFGIEPELTAKVARRQCRIFEMSISYDGRTYDQGKKIGWRDGVKAIWCIVRYGLKD, from the coding sequence ATGACTTCAGTTCCTCAAGCGGATGAACACGGCTATCCTTACACTGAAGAATGGTACAATTCGCTCAAAAAATCCCTGGGTGAGGCTGGTTGTCGCCAACTTGGCTTTTACGCTATCCCCAAAGACTTTCTGTTGTCTGTGGTCATCCCTATTTTCAACGAGCACAAAACCGTCGAAAACCTGATTAATCAGGTAAAAGCAGTCCCGATTCCCAAAGAACTGGTTCTGGTGGATGATGGCAGCACGGATGGGACACGGGAGATCCTGAGAACACTTGAAGAACAGATGCAGGCTGAAGATGATCCGCGAAACCGGGTTCGAGTGATCTTCCACGAACAGAACCAGGGTAAAGGAGCCGCTGTCAGAACTGGCTTTATGGAAGCCGAGGGTGATGTAATGTTGATTCAGGATGCCGACCTTGAGTATGATCCCTCAGAATATCCGCGGCTGTTACAACCCATCATTGAAGGCAAAGCCGATGTCGTTTATGGCAGCCGCTTCCTGGGAGATCAGCCACACCGGGTCCTGTATTATTGGCATTTTCTGGGAAACAAGTTCCTGACCACACTTTCCAACTGCTTTACCAACCTAAATCTGACAGATATGGAAACCTGTTATAAACTCTTCAGGAAGGAAGTCATTAAAGAAATTGCGCCGGGACTGTGCCAGAATCGATTCGGAATCGAACCAGAGCTCACAGCAAAAGTGGCCCGCCGCCAGTGCCGTATCTTCGAAATGTCGATCAGCTACGATGGTCGCACCTACGATCAGGGCAAGAAAATCGGCTGGCGGGATGGCGTGAAGGCAATTTGGTGTATTGTGCGCTACGGCCTCAAGGATTGA
- a CDS encoding 30S ribosomal protein S1 has translation MVDRNLIREFSISEEDLDAAFAEVMPVVDADGEENDWVLDDVYASVSCAYDVNQIIDGVILSVDGEEVLVDIGFKSEGVVHIDEWSEEEEVPKAGDKVQVLLEEVEDEFGLTMLSKRKADRIREWEKVIATHAEGDVVSGTVVRKIKGGLLINIGVNVFLPASQVDIRRPSDIANYIGRTIECVILKIDEARRNIVVSRRKLIEEKREKLKQDLLSKIEEGQIVKGIVKNIADFGAFVDLGGIDGLLHITDMSWGRINHPTEIVKIDDEIEVMILSVDRDKEKIALGLKQKSPSPWELVESKYPVGTKVIGHVVNVMSYGAFVKLEDGIEGLVHISEMSWTKRINHPSELVNIGDEVEVVVLGVNKDKQEISLGMKQTQSNPWDEVTKKYPEGAQVKGTVRNLTNYGAFIELEEGVDGLLHVSDMSWTRKISHASEVMKKGDEIECLVISVDEERKRIALGLKQLASDPWETDIPQKYQPGAIVQGTVTKITNFGVFVELEDELEGLLHISELADHKVENPEDIVKVGEALDVKILRVDTDDRKIGLSRKLEEPIEEESASGEGGETATAGAPRKELMGGTGGDAPLFSMPSETSEEAAVEEAAVEEAAVEEEATEEAAAEEAAAEEVTEEKSE, from the coding sequence ATGGTTGATCGTAATTTAATTCGAGAGTTTAGTATTTCCGAAGAAGACCTGGATGCAGCGTTTGCCGAGGTCATGCCGGTAGTAGATGCCGACGGTGAAGAAAACGACTGGGTATTGGATGATGTGTATGCTTCCGTCTCCTGTGCCTATGATGTTAATCAGATTATTGATGGTGTGATTCTGAGTGTCGATGGTGAAGAGGTTCTCGTCGACATCGGATTCAAGAGTGAAGGTGTGGTTCACATCGATGAGTGGTCTGAGGAAGAAGAAGTTCCCAAGGCCGGCGACAAGGTCCAGGTGCTGCTCGAAGAAGTCGAAGATGAATTCGGCTTAACCATGCTCTCCAAACGGAAAGCAGACCGGATTCGCGAATGGGAAAAAGTTATCGCGACCCACGCCGAAGGCGATGTGGTATCCGGTACTGTGGTTCGCAAAATCAAAGGTGGTCTGCTGATCAATATCGGCGTCAATGTCTTCCTGCCAGCCAGTCAGGTTGATATCCGTCGTCCTTCAGATATCGCTAATTACATTGGTCGCACTATTGAGTGTGTGATCCTGAAAATTGATGAAGCCCGCCGAAACATTGTTGTTTCACGTCGTAAGCTCATCGAAGAAAAACGTGAAAAACTCAAACAGGACCTGCTCAGCAAAATCGAAGAAGGTCAGATTGTCAAAGGGATTGTCAAGAACATCGCCGACTTCGGTGCCTTCGTCGATCTGGGTGGCATCGATGGTCTGTTACACATTACAGACATGAGCTGGGGACGAATTAACCATCCCACAGAAATCGTTAAAATTGATGACGAAATCGAAGTCATGATCCTGAGTGTGGATCGCGATAAAGAAAAGATCGCTCTGGGCCTGAAACAGAAATCACCCAGCCCCTGGGAACTGGTCGAATCCAAATACCCTGTCGGTACCAAAGTTATTGGTCACGTTGTCAACGTGATGTCGTACGGTGCCTTCGTGAAACTGGAAGACGGGATTGAAGGTCTCGTTCACATCAGTGAAATGTCCTGGACCAAACGCATCAATCACCCCAGCGAACTGGTCAACATCGGCGATGAAGTAGAAGTCGTTGTTCTGGGCGTTAATAAAGACAAGCAGGAAATCTCTCTGGGTATGAAACAGACTCAGTCCAACCCATGGGACGAAGTCACCAAGAAGTACCCGGAAGGAGCCCAGGTCAAAGGGACTGTACGCAATCTGACCAACTACGGTGCCTTCATCGAACTGGAAGAAGGCGTCGATGGTCTGTTGCATGTGAGCGATATGTCCTGGACGCGTAAGATTTCTCATGCCAGTGAAGTCATGAAGAAAGGCGACGAAATCGAGTGTCTCGTGATTTCTGTGGACGAAGAACGCAAACGGATCGCTCTGGGTCTGAAGCAGCTGGCTTCCGATCCCTGGGAAACTGATATTCCTCAGAAATATCAGCCCGGTGCGATTGTTCAGGGTACCGTCACCAAGATCACCAACTTCGGTGTGTTCGTTGAACTGGAAGATGAGCTCGAAGGCCTGCTCCACATTTCTGAATTGGCAGACCATAAAGTCGAAAATCCAGAAGACATCGTCAAAGTGGGTGAAGCTCTCGACGTGAAGATTCTGCGTGTCGACACCGACGACCGCAAGATTGGATTAAGTCGTAAACTGGAAGAGCCCATCGAGGAAGAATCCGCTTCAGGTGAAGGTGGTGAAACTGCAACTGCTGGTGCACCACGTAAGGAGCTGATGGGCGGAACTGGTGGCGATGCTCCTCTGTTTTCAATGCCTTCTGAAACCAGTGAAGAAGCTGCAGTTGAAGAAGCTGCAGTTGAAGAAGCTGCAGTTGAAGAAGAAGCAACTGAAGAAGCTGCTGCTGAAGAAGCTGCTGCTGAAGAAGTTACAGAAGAAAAATCTGAATAA
- a CDS encoding aldose 1-epimerase family protein, giving the protein MKSTTVLFTDVSSQTWINETLLNNETHPEFSSEPGWFIQKQQLHGGTSEGVDLITVSNGALTLSIVPTRGMGVWKGDFQGTPLGWQSPVKSPVNPAYVNLSERGGLGWLSGFNELICRCGLISNGPPGKDPSGNPLESDLTLHGRIANTPAHYVSATLDPADGGWIRITGKVEEGMLFGSQLQLESTLETQLGSNKFRIRDRVTNPGAENVESELLYHINVGTPFLEEGANFAMPFAEMAPRDPRAAEGVNEFRTYLGPTSGYAEQAYYFEPVADENGFSPALLTDREGGMGFLVEFRRSTLPCFTLWKNTQSEERGYVTGLEPGINFPNFRADERERGRLKNLDPGDSYETEIEVSILNNSDSVDAVRQKITKLTEQAPSVIHSAPHSRFS; this is encoded by the coding sequence ATGAAATCCACAACGGTTCTGTTCACTGACGTGAGTTCTCAAACCTGGATCAACGAGACTCTGTTGAATAATGAGACCCATCCCGAATTTTCCAGCGAGCCTGGCTGGTTCATTCAGAAGCAGCAACTGCATGGAGGGACCTCCGAGGGAGTTGATCTCATTACGGTAAGTAATGGGGCTTTAACGCTTTCGATTGTACCGACAAGAGGCATGGGAGTCTGGAAGGGAGATTTTCAGGGAACCCCACTCGGCTGGCAGTCCCCGGTGAAGTCTCCAGTCAATCCTGCCTATGTGAATCTTTCCGAACGCGGAGGTCTGGGCTGGTTAAGTGGCTTCAATGAACTGATCTGTCGCTGTGGGCTGATTTCCAATGGTCCACCAGGAAAGGACCCGTCCGGGAATCCTCTGGAATCTGATTTGACTCTGCATGGACGGATTGCCAATACCCCTGCCCATTATGTGAGCGCCACACTTGATCCAGCGGATGGGGGCTGGATCAGGATTACCGGAAAAGTAGAAGAAGGCATGCTGTTTGGCAGCCAACTGCAGCTGGAATCAACTCTTGAGACGCAACTGGGCTCGAACAAGTTTCGAATTCGTGATCGGGTGACTAATCCTGGTGCAGAAAATGTGGAATCTGAACTATTGTATCACATTAATGTAGGTACTCCTTTCCTCGAAGAGGGGGCAAATTTTGCTATGCCTTTTGCAGAGATGGCCCCTCGTGATCCACGTGCTGCGGAAGGTGTGAATGAATTTCGAACTTATCTGGGACCGACTTCGGGATATGCCGAGCAGGCTTATTATTTTGAGCCCGTTGCAGATGAGAATGGTTTTTCCCCTGCTTTGCTGACCGATAGAGAGGGGGGAATGGGTTTTCTGGTGGAATTTAGGAGATCGACTCTACCCTGCTTTACACTCTGGAAGAATACGCAGTCTGAAGAGAGAGGGTATGTGACAGGTTTGGAGCCAGGGATTAATTTCCCGAATTTTCGGGCAGATGAGCGGGAACGGGGGCGACTGAAAAACCTTGATCCAGGCGACAGCTATGAGACGGAAATTGAAGTCTCGATTTTGAATAATTCGGATTCGGTTGATGCCGTAAGGCAGAAAATCACGAAACTAACTGAACAGGCCCCTTCCGTGATCCACTCCGCGCCTCATTCGCGGTTTTCATGA
- a CDS encoding glutamine amidotransferase: MMYLAQLQFGAPGWFAISVTVIAGGFALLIYAYRSLTLKQSLSGAAFCLKLSAIAILSIALTEPLWSGTRIQPGTNLFAVLVDDSASLQIADPDTGQTRLHQVQQLLMGEDQNQSASHPQWLIDLEQNFSVRKYSVDSHAHAKSDLQHLTFSGKQSNLISSINELNQRYQKLPLAGIILMTDGISAEEISQLQQSVPVYPVPIGSEIPSTDLAITNTSVSDSPFEDAPIRILADVTATHCQQSQVETQLLDQSGKVVESVTRKIVDPDQQLQIRFQVRPDQPGIAFYQIKTRLLSNANPELTLSNNHRTLKLDRGRIAHRVLYVSGRPNWEFKFLRRAIEDDEYIQLVGLIRIAKKEAKFDFRSREGEEGNALYRGFDQQNEAELERYDQPVFVRINTQSPDELGDGFPKTEAELFQYETIIIDDLEAAFFTHDQLELITRFVSERGGGLVMLGGQESFQQGGYDKTDLKQLLPIYFSQRIDANIESDYQFGLTRDGWLQPWMRHHKNESDEHKRLADMPAFKTVNHVDSTKPGAILTAELKGSQQTRRPAIASQRYGLGRVSAVMIGDLWRWRLKEDSTDPQLNKAWRQLLRWMTTDALEPVNLQMEQSSAGSAGTRIKVHVRDKEFQKRSDYQVELEITTPEKETLKLTADPVADQPGEYQSVYLPDSPGGYSITARVTTPDSKTSTTTGGWVHAPEAVEFRSVNPDLALLKQLATVSKGEVIPASQLSQFVRSLDQRSLPVTEESISPLWHHPWVLLLVLGCLFGEWSLRRWKGLP; this comes from the coding sequence ATGATGTATCTGGCCCAACTTCAATTTGGTGCGCCGGGATGGTTTGCCATCTCTGTGACGGTCATCGCAGGAGGATTCGCGTTATTAATCTACGCTTATCGTTCACTGACTTTAAAACAGTCGCTGTCCGGAGCTGCTTTCTGCCTGAAACTGTCCGCGATTGCCATTCTCTCCATCGCATTGACAGAGCCCTTATGGAGTGGCACGCGTATTCAGCCTGGAACCAACCTGTTTGCGGTTCTGGTGGATGACAGTGCCAGTCTGCAAATTGCAGATCCCGACACAGGACAAACACGTCTGCATCAGGTCCAGCAACTGCTCATGGGAGAGGACCAGAATCAGTCGGCATCTCACCCGCAATGGCTGATTGATCTCGAACAGAATTTCTCCGTGCGAAAGTACTCCGTGGATTCGCATGCCCATGCAAAGTCCGACCTGCAACATCTGACATTCTCCGGTAAACAAAGCAACCTCATTTCCAGCATCAATGAATTAAACCAGCGTTATCAGAAGCTGCCTTTAGCGGGAATCATTCTGATGACCGACGGCATCTCCGCGGAGGAAATCAGCCAACTGCAACAAAGCGTCCCCGTATATCCGGTCCCTATCGGCAGCGAGATTCCTTCCACCGATTTAGCGATTACAAATACGTCGGTCAGTGATTCGCCATTCGAAGATGCCCCGATTCGAATTCTGGCTGATGTCACTGCGACACACTGTCAGCAGAGCCAGGTGGAAACACAACTACTGGATCAGTCCGGGAAGGTCGTGGAATCGGTCACTCGTAAAATCGTTGATCCCGATCAACAGTTACAGATCCGGTTTCAGGTTCGGCCAGATCAACCTGGGATCGCCTTTTATCAGATCAAAACCAGATTGCTTTCCAATGCTAACCCTGAACTGACTCTGTCCAATAATCACCGCACTCTCAAACTCGATCGAGGTCGGATTGCGCATCGTGTACTCTATGTCTCAGGACGTCCTAACTGGGAATTCAAGTTTCTGCGGCGTGCCATTGAAGATGATGAGTATATTCAGCTGGTGGGATTGATCCGCATCGCGAAAAAAGAAGCCAAGTTCGATTTTCGCAGCCGTGAAGGTGAAGAAGGAAATGCACTCTACCGAGGATTTGACCAGCAGAACGAAGCTGAACTGGAACGATATGACCAGCCTGTCTTCGTACGGATCAATACCCAGTCCCCAGATGAGTTAGGCGATGGATTCCCTAAAACAGAAGCAGAACTGTTTCAATATGAGACGATTATCATCGACGATCTGGAAGCAGCTTTCTTTACCCATGACCAGTTGGAATTGATCACCCGCTTTGTGTCTGAACGAGGGGGGGGACTGGTCATGCTGGGAGGACAGGAGTCTTTTCAGCAAGGAGGCTATGACAAAACGGACCTGAAACAGCTGCTACCAATCTATTTTTCACAAAGAATCGATGCGAACATCGAAAGTGACTACCAGTTTGGTCTGACTCGCGATGGCTGGCTGCAGCCGTGGATGCGACATCATAAAAATGAATCGGATGAACACAAACGGCTCGCCGATATGCCTGCATTTAAAACGGTCAATCATGTGGATTCTACCAAACCAGGTGCAATCTTGACTGCGGAACTCAAAGGTTCGCAACAAACCAGACGTCCCGCCATCGCCAGCCAGCGTTACGGCCTGGGACGCGTCTCGGCGGTCATGATTGGGGATTTATGGCGCTGGCGGTTGAAAGAAGACTCAACCGATCCGCAGTTGAATAAAGCCTGGCGGCAGTTATTAAGGTGGATGACCACTGATGCTCTGGAACCGGTGAATCTGCAAATGGAACAGAGTTCAGCTGGTTCGGCTGGTACCCGCATCAAAGTCCATGTCCGCGATAAGGAATTTCAGAAACGAAGTGACTACCAGGTCGAACTGGAAATCACCACACCGGAAAAAGAAACACTCAAGCTGACTGCCGATCCCGTGGCTGATCAGCCCGGAGAATACCAGTCTGTTTACCTGCCCGATTCTCCAGGCGGTTATTCGATCACGGCTCGCGTCACCACACCCGACTCAAAAACCAGCACGACGACGGGAGGCTGGGTGCATGCTCCCGAAGCAGTGGAATTCCGCTCTGTGAACCCGGATCTCGCATTATTAAAACAACTGGCAACTGTATCGAAAGGGGAAGTCATTCCTGCTTCTCAACTGTCGCAATTTGTTCGTTCACTCGATCAACGTTCGCTCCCCGTTACCGAAGAATCAATCTCTCCACTCTGGCATCACCCCTGGGTTCTGCTGCTAGTCCTGGGATGCCTGTTTGGCGAATGGTCATTACGACGCTGGAAAGGATTGCCCTGA
- a CDS encoding sigma-70 family RNA polymerase sigma factor encodes MQKTARRRSSSAVQNPLETYLKEINETALLSADEEKELSNRIENGDKEARDRMVRANLRLVVNIARAYSGKGLPLQDLIEEGNLGLLRAVEGFDPEMGTRFSTYASYWIKQSIKRALVNSAKTIRIPAYMVELLTKWRRATAQLQDSLDRTPTTEEVARELDLPPKKLKIVKKAIQLYNSSPQSEQHDAGWSLGEMIPDDRLKGPDDELVDNDNLKHVYRLLKEIPEREANILRMRFGLDGDEPKTLKEIGLALGLTRERVRQIESEALKKLAKEITGE; translated from the coding sequence ATGCAGAAAACTGCTCGACGGCGTTCCTCTTCAGCCGTACAGAATCCGTTAGAAACATATCTCAAAGAAATCAACGAAACCGCCCTGCTCTCTGCTGATGAAGAGAAAGAGCTTTCGAACCGTATTGAAAACGGTGACAAAGAAGCCCGCGACCGCATGGTGCGTGCCAATCTGCGTCTCGTAGTGAATATTGCACGGGCGTATTCAGGGAAAGGTCTGCCACTTCAGGATTTGATTGAAGAAGGCAACCTCGGACTGTTGAGAGCTGTCGAAGGCTTCGATCCCGAGATGGGAACCCGCTTCAGTACTTACGCAAGTTACTGGATCAAACAGTCTATCAAACGGGCACTGGTGAATTCGGCTAAAACCATTCGAATTCCGGCCTATATGGTCGAACTGCTTACAAAGTGGCGACGAGCCACCGCGCAACTGCAGGATTCTCTGGACCGGACACCGACGACTGAAGAAGTCGCTCGCGAACTGGACTTGCCCCCGAAAAAACTGAAAATCGTGAAGAAAGCCATTCAGCTTTATAACTCTTCACCTCAGTCAGAGCAGCATGATGCCGGCTGGTCACTGGGAGAAATGATTCCCGATGATCGCCTGAAAGGCCCTGATGATGAACTGGTTGATAATGACAACCTCAAACATGTCTATCGTCTGCTCAAGGAAATTCCAGAACGCGAAGCCAATATCCTGAGGATGCGGTTTGGTCTGGATGGCGATGAACCAAAAACACTCAAGGAGATCGGGCTGGCTTTAGGTCTCACCCGGGAACGCGTCCGGCAGATTGAGAGTGAAGCATTGAAGAAACTGGCCAAAGAAATTACCGGCGAGTAA
- a CDS encoding DUF4175 family protein: protein MGLSDLIKQLNQIIIRYQTSVKLRRLTVLWLAACSLTLLSLLFLNPVDSRQAQLLLLAGILGLPVLMAVGILAYRPGNRFSPAERHAIATMIERTYPELDTSLLATLELEKTTQETLPTFLQDRLIQQVLTHGRQHDWRQTISNRRLILQSTTHLLCFGAWFFSCLSCWSFLKAAPTKANLPSTAAIAGDTYDVEIKPGSTEVEMQHPLLVTARFKGKSPDNAELFIKYTSGETKQIPLVKHLDDPVFAARLPAVTEALSYQVQTADWKSETFRVKVYILPELVQLNSNITAPDYTGQPDQNVEDSLTISAIIGSKVELEAHFNKPISTAVLEANGQTPLEMIVASDGLTARLTLTAESDQTWNLKLIDSDQRENRTPPFIDLAVIPNLPPEIKITFPGRDTRVSPLEESLVQGTVVDDYGLQQVGFVYSIPGQTAHTVKLKNSEQNDLEFAAEHLLSLEQLQVQPDTLISYYLFAEDFAADGSPRRVSSDMFFMEVRHFEEIFRQGKSAGGAKGGKSGGNAQQAEKLAEQQKQIINATWKVIRREIKATVSAEFKEDVSTLKQAQQALVTATLELAAKVKVQKSKAIIKSITTKMQETVALLDSSLEAGEIAPLTNALSTEQTSYQLLLKLRAREHRVSQNKNGGGSKGGGSNRSQNQLQQLELTNQQQRYETENQATAPQAAQPDRETLQILNRLRELAQRQKDLNEQLKALADKQRFAKTDQEREEIERQLKRLREKQRELLRKADEVAQRMDQSKQPSSTKSRRELEQTRNHLQQSSESLKEGQVSRALNSGTRAQQQLDQLKNDFRKKTANQFADTMRGLKQQAEQLDEKQKQIHDQLDKQQQQASSQERRSLRRNQGQQELANQLQDQENRLKSLMDQMKQVVQESEKSEPLLSKHLYDAIRKTRPYRPEDALKNAAELLKKGDNRRAQEAEQRAAAGIDTMKQGIQMAAESVLGNDLDALKKARQELKSLTSELKQETSLAANTNQADPGKSSKRAASTPAEISRKQGIQQPSGQQSGGKPSARKNPPGQKSSGPSPLSDSKSNQPGKPGSPDSSPGSSPGQGKGQKSSPVQLASAQSGSGSGQTGQAKNAKPSPQSMAPKSLKGSRSSGNSNSAGGQGGPGSPASGPLTGNQFREWSDRMRDVEEMVGDAELRSKVAQIRERAQSMRADFKRHSKAPQGDLVNAQILEPLVELQNILSNEISKRGEETSLAPIDRDPVPEKYSDLVRLYYEELGNGK, encoded by the coding sequence ATGGGCCTGTCCGATCTCATTAAACAACTCAATCAGATCATTATCCGCTACCAGACCAGCGTGAAACTGAGACGATTGACCGTACTCTGGCTCGCCGCCTGTAGCCTGACGTTACTCTCTCTACTCTTTCTCAACCCCGTTGACTCACGCCAGGCTCAGTTACTTCTGCTGGCTGGCATACTCGGACTGCCGGTTCTAATGGCAGTAGGAATCCTCGCCTATCGACCTGGAAATCGATTCTCACCGGCGGAGAGACACGCTATTGCCACAATGATTGAACGCACCTATCCAGAACTGGATACCAGCCTGCTGGCCACATTGGAGCTGGAAAAAACAACTCAAGAAACGCTTCCCACCTTTCTACAGGATCGCCTGATTCAACAGGTTCTCACACATGGCAGGCAACATGACTGGAGACAGACCATCTCAAATCGCAGGTTGATCCTGCAAAGCACGACCCACTTGCTCTGCTTCGGGGCCTGGTTTTTCAGCTGTCTGAGTTGCTGGTCCTTCTTAAAGGCTGCTCCCACAAAAGCCAATCTACCATCGACTGCAGCGATCGCCGGAGACACCTATGATGTCGAAATCAAACCAGGCTCCACGGAAGTCGAGATGCAACACCCGTTACTGGTGACAGCACGATTCAAAGGGAAGTCTCCGGACAACGCTGAACTATTTATCAAATACACATCAGGCGAAACAAAACAAATACCGTTGGTAAAACACCTGGATGACCCCGTGTTTGCCGCACGCTTGCCTGCCGTAACAGAAGCGTTGTCGTATCAGGTTCAAACAGCAGACTGGAAGTCCGAGACATTTCGTGTGAAAGTCTATATCCTGCCTGAGCTGGTCCAGCTGAACTCAAATATCACGGCGCCGGACTACACAGGACAGCCAGATCAAAATGTGGAAGACAGCCTGACCATCAGCGCCATTATCGGCTCAAAAGTGGAACTTGAAGCGCATTTTAATAAACCGATTTCAACTGCTGTACTGGAAGCAAACGGACAAACGCCGCTGGAAATGATTGTTGCCTCTGACGGCCTGACTGCACGACTGACCCTGACAGCAGAGTCAGACCAGACCTGGAATTTGAAACTCATCGACTCTGACCAGCGAGAAAACCGAACACCCCCTTTTATTGACCTGGCAGTGATTCCGAACCTGCCCCCTGAAATCAAAATCACATTTCCAGGACGAGACACGCGCGTCTCTCCGCTTGAAGAATCGCTCGTACAGGGAACGGTCGTAGATGATTATGGCCTGCAACAGGTTGGATTTGTTTATTCCATTCCCGGCCAGACTGCTCACACGGTAAAGCTCAAGAATTCCGAACAGAACGATCTGGAATTCGCCGCCGAACATCTGTTATCGCTGGAACAGTTACAGGTTCAACCTGACACTTTAATTTCTTATTACCTGTTTGCAGAAGATTTTGCCGCGGATGGCAGTCCCCGAAGGGTCTCGAGTGACATGTTCTTCATGGAAGTCCGCCACTTCGAAGAAATCTTTCGGCAGGGAAAGTCAGCCGGCGGGGCAAAAGGAGGAAAAAGTGGAGGCAATGCACAACAGGCTGAAAAACTGGCGGAGCAGCAGAAGCAGATCATCAACGCAACCTGGAAAGTCATACGACGGGAAATTAAAGCCACCGTCTCAGCTGAGTTTAAGGAAGATGTCAGTACACTCAAACAGGCCCAGCAGGCTCTGGTGACAGCCACTCTTGAACTGGCTGCCAAGGTAAAAGTACAGAAATCAAAGGCGATCATTAAATCGATTACAACAAAAATGCAGGAAACGGTTGCCTTACTCGATTCGTCCCTGGAAGCCGGGGAAATTGCCCCCTTAACGAATGCCCTTTCCACAGAACAGACCAGCTACCAACTGCTGCTCAAACTCCGCGCGCGTGAACATCGCGTCTCACAGAATAAGAATGGAGGAGGCAGTAAAGGGGGAGGCAGCAATCGTTCACAGAATCAATTACAACAACTGGAGTTGACCAATCAACAGCAACGCTATGAAACAGAAAATCAGGCGACGGCACCTCAGGCAGCTCAGCCTGACCGTGAAACGCTGCAGATCCTCAATCGTCTCAGGGAACTCGCACAACGCCAGAAAGACTTGAACGAGCAACTCAAAGCATTAGCAGACAAACAGCGATTTGCTAAAACCGATCAGGAACGAGAAGAGATCGAACGCCAACTGAAACGGTTACGGGAAAAACAACGGGAACTGCTGAGAAAAGCAGATGAAGTCGCCCAGCGGATGGATCAGTCAAAGCAACCCTCTTCGACGAAATCCCGACGTGAACTGGAACAGACACGAAACCACCTCCAGCAAAGTTCTGAATCACTGAAAGAGGGACAAGTCTCTCGCGCTCTGAATTCTGGAACGCGTGCCCAACAGCAGCTGGATCAGCTCAAAAATGACTTTCGAAAAAAAACCGCCAACCAGTTTGCAGATACGATGCGTGGGCTGAAGCAACAGGCAGAACAACTGGACGAAAAACAGAAACAGATCCATGATCAATTAGACAAACAGCAACAGCAGGCGTCATCTCAGGAACGACGATCGCTGCGCAGAAATCAGGGACAACAGGAACTGGCAAACCAGTTGCAGGATCAGGAAAATCGCCTGAAATCGCTGATGGACCAAATGAAGCAGGTCGTTCAAGAATCTGAGAAATCCGAACCGCTACTCTCCAAACATCTGTACGACGCAATTCGCAAAACCCGCCCGTATCGACCAGAGGACGCATTAAAGAATGCAGCCGAATTATTGAAGAAAGGCGATAACCGTCGTGCTCAGGAAGCAGAGCAACGGGCAGCAGCTGGGATCGACACCATGAAGCAGGGTATTCAAATGGCCGCCGAGAGCGTGTTGGGGAATGATCTGGATGCACTTAAGAAAGCCCGGCAGGAACTCAAGTCGTTGACATCGGAACTGAAACAGGAAACAAGTCTGGCAGCGAATACCAACCAGGCAGATCCTGGAAAATCGTCAAAACGTGCCGCGTCCACACCTGCAGAAATATCTCGGAAACAGGGAATTCAGCAACCGTCCGGTCAGCAAAGCGGGGGCAAACCTTCTGCCCGAAAGAATCCACCAGGCCAGAAATCATCAGGACCATCCCCGCTTTCGGATTCTAAATCCAATCAGCCCGGAAAACCTGGCTCACCCGATTCTTCCCCCGGCTCGTCGCCCGGACAGGGAAAAGGTCAGAAAAGTTCTCCCGTACAACTGGCATCAGCTCAGTCTGGTTCTGGTTCCGGACAGACGGGGCAAGCCAAAAACGCAAAACCATCACCACAATCGATGGCTCCCAAATCGTTGAAAGGATCCCGCAGTTCGGGGAACAGCAACTCGGCAGGAGGCCAGGGGGGACCTGGCAGTCCTGCATCAGGCCCACTGACCGGAAATCAGTTCCGGGAGTGGTCAGATCGGATGCGTGACGTCGAAGAAATGGTGGGGGATGCGGAGCTACGCAGCAAAGTCGCTCAGATCCGTGAACGTGCCCAGAGCATGCGTGCGGATTTCAAACGTCATTCCAAAGCACCTCAGGGAGACTTGGTCAATGCACAAATCCTGGAACCGCTGGTTGAACTACAAAACATTCTCTCCAATGAAATCAGTAAACGAGGCGAGGAAACATCGCTGGCACCGATTGACCGCGATCCGGTTCCGGAAAAATACTCAGACCTGGTCCGTCTTTACTATGAAGAACTAGGAAATGGAAAATGA